From a single Nicotiana tomentosiformis chromosome 2, ASM39032v3, whole genome shotgun sequence genomic region:
- the LOC138904503 gene encoding uncharacterized protein, which translates to MFAIFTDMVEDIMEVFMDDFSVMGDSFEDCLHNLRRVLKRCIETNLVPNWEKCHFMVQEGIVLGHRVSKLAFEEIKKRLVLDSKEGVKATLNPLGSFSTRIRSRNPWQKRDGQSSGRPPLKVRRS; encoded by the exons ATGTTTGccattttcactgatatggttgaagacattatggaggtgtttatggatgatttctccgtgatgggggattcattcgaagattgtcttcacaatttaagaagagtgctCAAAAGATGCATTGAGACAAATTTGGTGCcgaattgggaaaagtgccattttatggtacaagaaggaatAGTTTTGGGGCATCGAGTATCCAA GTTGGCATTTGAGGAGATAAAGAAGAGACTG gtacttgatagcaaagaaggagtcaaagccacgcttaATCCGCTGGGTTCTTTTAGTACAAGAATTCGATCTAGAAATCCGTGGCAGAAAAGGGACGgacaatcaagtggcagaccacctctCAAGGTTAGAAGGAGCTGA